The following are encoded in a window of Artemia franciscana chromosome 19, ASM3288406v1, whole genome shotgun sequence genomic DNA:
- the LOC136039081 gene encoding putative ankyrin repeat protein RF_0381, with the protein MKKEDTKLNILQKLLRKEAEPNLKDSEEKKALHDASEKGTLDICQVLISNGADPNLKDRKEKTALHYAAEKGSHDICQLLLSNRADPNIKDCCNRTALHWAAEKGTQDICQLLLSNGADPNLNDRKEKTALHYAAEKGAHDICQLLLSNRADPNIKDCDNRTALHCSAEKGTLDICQLLLSSRADPNIKNCFKRTALHCAAEKGTLDICQLLLSKRANPNVKDLNYETALHFAAKKGKLDICQLLLSSGADPNVTGLCLKRTALHYAAEKGTLDICHLLLSNGADPNIKDGLYKGTALHCAAEKGTLDICRLLLSIRADPNIKDLNYETALHYAAKKGTLDICQLLLSNGADPNIKGGWNNRTGRWLNRTALHYAAEKGKKDICQLLLSNRADPNVKDLNDKTALHYAAEEGSLDICQFLLSNGADPNIKGGLNNRTALHCAAEKGTLDICRLLLSNRADPNVKDLNYETALHYAAKKGTLDICQLLLSNGADPNLKDRKEKTALHYAAEEGTLDICHLLLSNGADPNIKGGWNNRTGRWLNRTALHYAAEKGKKDICQLLLNNRADPNVKDLNDKTALHYAAIIGTLDICQLLLSNGADPNLKDREEKTALHYAAIKGTLNICHLLLSNGADPNIKGGWNNRTGRWLNRTALHYAAEKAEKTALHYAAEKGAHDICQLLLSNRADPNIKDCDNRTALHCSAEKGTLDICQLLLSNGVDLTLKDRKEKTALHYAAIKGKLDICQLLLSNGADPNLKDREEKTALHYAAIKGKLDICQLLLSNGADPNLKDREEKTALHYAAEEGTLDTFRLLLSNGADLNLKGGIQLETALIIALKKHFFQNCFAIAKYILEYDTVYYSLITTIDDQIEYKKTIKIMLKYTQKLPLEHKWFWRLVRLASNNSDSLKSMSRNIIWEHLDCDHLIESVQRSNMPETLRQYTFLDINLDLV; encoded by the coding sequence atgaaaaaagaagacacgAAACTGAACATTCTCCAAAAGCTTTTACGTAAAGAAGCGGAACCGAATCTGAAAGATAGTGaggaaaaaaaagctttgcACGATGCCTCTGAAAAAGGCACACTGGATATTTGTCAGGTACTGATAAGCAATGGGGCAGACCCGAATCTGAAGGatagaaaggaaaaaacagCTTTGCATTATGCTGCTGAAAAAGGATCACATGATATTTGTCAGCTACTGTTGAGCAATAGAGCCGACCCTAATATAAAGGACTGTTGCAACAGGACAGCTCTGCATTGGGCTGCTGAAAAAGGCACACAGGATATTTGTCAGCTGCTGCTAAGCAATGGGGCAGACCCAAACCTGAACGatagaaaggaaaaaacagCTTTGCATTATGCTGCTGAAAAAGGCGCACATGATATTTGTCAGCTACTGCTGAGCAATAGAGCTGACCCTAATATAAAGGACTGTGACAACAGGACAGCTTTGCATTGTTCTGCTGAAAAAGGCACAttggatatttgtcagctactGCTGAGCAGCAGAGCCGATCCTAATATAAAGAACTGTTTCAAAAGGACAGCTTTGCATTGTGCTGCTGAAAAAGGCACActggatatttgtcagctactGCTGAGCAAGAGAGCTAACCCGAACGTTAAAGACTTGAACTACGAAACAGCTTTGCATTTTGCtgctaaaaaaggcaaattggATATTTGTCAGCTGCTGCTAAGCAGTGGGGCAGACCCAAATGTGACAGGTCTGTGCTTGAAAAGAACAGCTTTACATTATGCTGCTGAAAAAGGCACACTGGATATTTGTCACCTTCTGTTGAGCAATGGAGCCGACCCAAATATAAAAGACGGCTTGTACAAAGGAACAGCTTTACATTGTGCTGCTGAAAAAGGCACACTGGATATTTGTCGACTACTGCTCAGCATTAGAGCTGACCCTAACATTAAAGACTTGAACTACGAAACAGCTTTGCATTATGCTGCTAAAAAAGGCACATTGGATATTTGTCAGCTGCTGCTAAGCAATGGGGCAGACCCAAATATAAAAGGCGGCTGGAACAACAGAACAGGCAGGTGGTTGAACAGAACAGCTTTACATTATGCTGctgaaaaaggcaaaaaggatatttgtcagctactGCTGAGCAATAGAGCTGACCCGAACGTTAAAGACTTGAACGACAAAACAGCTTTGCATTATGCTGCTGAAGAAGGCTCATTGGATATTTGTCAATTTCTGTTGAGCAATGGAGCCGACCCAAATATAAAAGGCGGCTTGAACAACAGAACAGCTTTGCATTGTGCTGCTGAAAAAGGCACACTGGATATTTGTCGACTACTGCTCAGCAATAGAGCTGACCCTAACGTTAAAGACTTGAACTACGAAACAGCTTTGCATTATGCTGCTAAAAAAGGCACATTGGATATTTGTCAGCTGCTGCTAAGCAATGGGGCAGACCCTAATCTGAAggatagaaaagaaaaaacagctttgCATTATGCTGCTGAAGAAGGCACATTGGATATTTGTCACCTTCTATTGAGCAATGGAGCCGACCCAAATATAAAAGGCGGCTGGAACAACAGAACAGGTAGGTGGTTGAACAGAACAGCTTTACATTATGCTGctgaaaaaggcaaaaaggatatttgtcagctactGCTGAACAATAGAGCTGACCCGAACGTTAAAGACTTGAACGACAAAACAGCTTTGCATTATGCTGCTATAATAGGCACATTGGATATTTGTCAGCTGCTGCTAAGCAATGGGGCAGACCCTAATCTGAAGGATAGAGAGGAAAAAACAGCTTTGCATTATGCTGCTATAAAAGGCACATTGAATATTTGTCACCTTCTGTTGAGCAATGGAGCCGACCCAAATATAAAAGGCGGCTGGAACAACAGAACAGGCAGGTGGTTGAACAGAACAGCTTTACATTATGCTgctgaaaaagctgaaaaaacagCTTTGCATTATGCTGCTGAAAAAGGCGCACATGATATTTGTCAGCTACTGCTGAGCAATAGAGCTGACCCTAATATAAAGGACTGTGACAACAGGACAGCTTTGCATTGTTCTGCTGAAAAAGGCACATTGGATATTTGTCAGCTGCTGCTAAGCAATGGGGTAGATCTTACTCTGAAGGatagaaaggaaaaaacagCTTTGCATTATGCTGCTATAAAAGGCAAATTGGATATTTGTCAGCTGCTGCTAAGCAATGGGGCAGACCCTAATCTGAAGGATAGAGAGGAAAAAACAGCTTTGCATTATGCTGCTATAAAAGGCAAATTGGATATTTGTCAGCTGCTGCTAAGCAATGGGGCAGACCCTAATCTGAAGGATAGAGAGGAAAAAACAGCTTTGCATTATGCTGCTGAAGAAGGCACACTGGATACTTTTCGCCTGCTGTTGAGCAATGGAGCTGACCTAAACCTAAAAGGGGGTATCCAATTGGAGACAGCCTTGATAATTgcgttaaaaaaacattttttccaaaactgttttgCCATAGCcaaatatattttggaatacGATACAGTTTATTATTCACTTATAACAACAATAGATGATcaaatagaatataaaaaaacaatcaagatAATGTTAAAGTATACTCAAAAACTACCTCTAGAGCACAAATGGTTTTGGAGACTAGTGAGACTTGCCTCCAATAATTCTGACTCACTCAAATCAATGTCCCGGAATATAATTTGGGAGCATTTAGATTGTGATCATTTAATCGAAAGTGTTCAAAGATCAAACATGCCAGAAACTTTGAGACAATATACATTTCTCGATATTAATCTCGACTTAGTTTAG